In one window of Acidimicrobiales bacterium DNA:
- the purL gene encoding phosphoribosylformylglycinamidine synthase subunit PurL, translating to MDPHIHRALGLTDDEAGEIERILGREPNHLELAMYSVMWSEHCSYKSSRLHLKRLPTEGARVLVGPGENAGVVDAGGGLAVALRIESHNHPSAIEPYQGAATGVGGILRDIFTMGARPIALMDPLRFGNPQDPRSRWIATGVISGISGYGNSVGVPTVGGEVDFDDCFADNPLVNVLCCGVLPVDRLVLGRASGDGNLAVLLGSSTGRDGIGGVSVLASAGFSDDGEAEQAKRPNVQVGDPFEEKRLIEACLQLLDESLVVGIQDLGGAGLTCATSETASRGGVGMDVDVTAVRLREPGMEPWEIMTSESQERMLAIVTPGSLDRVLDVCHRWEVNAAVVGKVTSTGRLRILDGWQGEVLADIPASSLHEDAPCYDRPIERPADLDTRQSDDPGTLPAPADCGIDLLELVAETGDRSWVYRQYDHQLFLNTVVPPGGDAALLRLSGPGVPAPAGWRRGIALSTDGNSRWCAIDPRAGTALVVAESALNVACVGATPVAVVNCLNFGNPEHPQVMWQLSEAIDGMSDACRALSLPVIGGNVSLYNESRGRDIDPTPVVGTLGLVDHLECPPCGARLVPGGKIVLVGGRAASLAGSRWAVNLRHHRGGTLPALDLALHGRLIELVSDLVSEIVSGVSRPDLDVHGVHDVSDGGLGAALAEMAIRGNVGFTVAGVADHVELFGEGPSRVLFCVDPLDVPALTERANQAGLAATVLGDAHGERLVVEGLVDVSLQDISARWAGELPAALAGGPAIEPVG from the coding sequence ATGGATCCACACATCCACCGCGCTCTAGGGCTTACAGATGACGAAGCGGGGGAGATCGAGCGGATCCTCGGAAGGGAACCCAACCATTTAGAATTGGCCATGTATTCGGTCATGTGGAGCGAGCACTGCTCGTACAAGTCGAGCCGGCTCCACCTGAAACGGTTGCCGACCGAAGGGGCAAGGGTTCTTGTAGGTCCCGGCGAGAACGCGGGAGTCGTCGACGCCGGCGGCGGCCTAGCCGTTGCACTCCGAATTGAGAGCCATAATCATCCCTCGGCGATCGAGCCTTATCAGGGCGCCGCCACCGGGGTTGGCGGCATTCTTCGGGATATCTTCACCATGGGTGCGCGCCCTATCGCCCTCATGGATCCTCTGCGCTTCGGGAATCCGCAAGACCCCCGTTCTCGTTGGATTGCCACGGGCGTTATCTCGGGAATATCCGGATATGGCAACTCCGTCGGTGTTCCGACCGTAGGCGGTGAAGTCGATTTTGACGACTGTTTTGCGGATAACCCACTGGTAAATGTCCTTTGCTGCGGGGTTCTGCCGGTCGACCGTCTGGTGCTCGGCCGGGCGAGCGGAGACGGCAATCTCGCCGTCCTCCTCGGGAGCTCGACCGGCCGCGACGGCATCGGCGGCGTGAGCGTTCTCGCTTCTGCCGGATTCAGCGATGACGGGGAGGCCGAGCAGGCCAAGCGCCCCAATGTCCAAGTGGGTGATCCCTTCGAGGAGAAGCGGCTCATCGAGGCGTGCCTGCAGCTGCTCGACGAGTCGCTCGTGGTCGGGATTCAGGACCTCGGCGGCGCCGGGTTGACGTGCGCGACCAGCGAGACCGCTTCCCGCGGGGGAGTGGGCATGGACGTCGACGTCACCGCGGTCCGGTTGAGAGAACCCGGCATGGAGCCGTGGGAGATCATGACCAGCGAGAGCCAGGAACGGATGCTCGCGATCGTGACTCCCGGCTCTCTCGACCGGGTGCTGGACGTGTGCCACCGGTGGGAAGTCAACGCGGCCGTGGTCGGCAAGGTCACGTCCACAGGCCGGCTACGGATCCTCGACGGCTGGCAAGGGGAGGTGCTCGCCGACATTCCAGCGTCGTCGCTTCACGAAGACGCTCCCTGCTATGACAGGCCGATCGAACGCCCCGCCGACCTGGATACCAGGCAGTCGGACGACCCGGGCACACTCCCGGCGCCGGCGGATTGCGGTATCGACCTCCTCGAACTCGTCGCCGAGACCGGCGACCGGTCCTGGGTGTACCGCCAGTACGACCATCAGTTGTTCCTGAACACCGTCGTCCCCCCCGGCGGCGACGCAGCCCTGCTGCGGCTCTCCGGACCGGGTGTCCCCGCGCCCGCCGGTTGGCGCCGCGGCATCGCCCTCTCGACCGACGGAAACTCCCGTTGGTGCGCCATCGACCCGCGCGCCGGCACGGCTTTGGTCGTTGCGGAGTCTGCGCTGAACGTTGCGTGCGTCGGTGCCACTCCCGTTGCGGTCGTCAACTGTCTCAACTTCGGGAACCCTGAACACCCGCAGGTGATGTGGCAGCTGTCGGAGGCGATCGACGGCATGTCGGACGCGTGTCGCGCGCTGTCGCTCCCAGTGATCGGCGGAAACGTGAGCCTGTACAACGAGAGCCGCGGCCGCGACATCGACCCCACCCCGGTCGTCGGCACGCTCGGTCTTGTCGATCATCTCGAGTGCCCGCCGTGCGGTGCTCGGCTGGTGCCGGGCGGCAAGATCGTCCTTGTCGGCGGGCGAGCGGCGTCGCTCGCCGGATCCAGATGGGCGGTCAACTTGAGGCATCACCGCGGCGGGACTCTGCCCGCCCTCGACCTCGCCCTGCACGGGCGGCTCATCGAGTTGGTCTCCGATCTCGTCTCGGAGATCGTGTCCGGGGTGTCTCGGCCCGATCTGGATGTCCACGGCGTGCACGACGTGTCGGACGGAGGTCTCGGGGCGGCGCTCGCGGAGATGGCAATTCGCGGGAATGTCGGGTTCACCGTCGCGGGTGTCGCCGACCACGTCGAGCTGTTCGGTGAAGGGCCGTCCAGGGTGCTCTTCTGCGTCGATCCATTGGACGTTCCGGCTCTGACCGAACGGGCCAACCAGGCCGGCCTGGCCGCAACTGTTCTCGGGGATGCACACGGAGAGCGGCTCGTCGTGGAGGGCCTGGTTGACGTGAGCCTGCAGGACATATCGGCGCGCTGGGCCGGGGAGCTCCCGGCCGCTTTGGCCGGTGGCCCGGCGATAGAGCCGGTCGGATAA